In a genomic window of Vigna angularis cultivar LongXiaoDou No.4 chromosome 6, ASM1680809v1, whole genome shotgun sequence:
- the LOC108342573 gene encoding uncharacterized protein LOC108342573, which yields MPSESAQSPPAQGDKHKSLDTEIRKMVSAITHRVTDNNSTHHLEKEDENDTRIITLAGTNDGATLRSELDEKSGKTGVGESEALTTFINSNFQAVNNSIMYGGSYHANDPGVHFDISDFMDQAQPPQSHHHKAEKPAEKKGKKKDKEASKSDHQSRF from the coding sequence ATGCCTTCAGAATCAGCTCAATCTCCTCCTGCGCAAGGCGACAAACACAAAAGTTTGGACACTGAAATCAGAAAAATGGTGTCTGCAATCACTCATCGTGTCACTGATAACAACTCCACCCACCATTTGGAGAAGGAGGATGAAAATGACACCAGGATCATTACCCTTGCAGGAACCAACGATGGAGCAACACTGCGAAGTGAATTAGAtgaaaaatcaggcaaaactgGTGTTGGTGAGTCTGAAGCATTGACCACCTTTATCAACAGCAACTTCCAAGCCGTCAACAATTCCATCATGTATGGCGGTAGCTACCACGCTAATGACCCTGGTGTGCATTTCGATATCTCAGATTTCATGGATCAAGCTCAACCTCCTCAAAGCCACCACCACAAGGCTGAGAAACCTGCTGAAAAGAagggaaagaagaaagataaagaaGCTTCCAAAAGTGACCATCAATCTCGCTTCTAA
- the LOC108341124 gene encoding target of rapamycin complex subunit LST8-1, whose product MSQPTVILATASYDHTIRFWEAKSGRCYRTIQYPDSQVNRLEITPDKRYLAAAGNPHIRLFDVNSNSPQPVMSYDSHTNNVMAVGFQCDGNWMYSGSEDGTVKIWDLRAPGCQREYESRAAVNTVVLHPNQTELISGDQNGNIRVWDLTANSCSCELVPEVDTAVRSLTVMWDGSLVVAANNHGTCYVWRLLRGTQTMTNFEPLHKLQAHTGYILKCLLSPEFCEPHRYLATASSDHTVKIWNVDGFTLEKTLIGHQRWVWDCVFSVDGAYLITASSDATARLWSMSTGEDIKVYQGHHKATICCALHDGAEPATS is encoded by the exons ATGAGCCAACCAACCGTAATACTTGCAACTGCGAGCTATGATCACACCATTCGTTTTTGGGAGGCCAAGAGTGGCCGCTGCTACCGCACCATTCAATATCCTGATTCG CAAGTAAATCGGCTGGAGATAACTCCAGATAAACGCTACTTGGCTGCAGCTGGAAATCCTCACATACGATTGTTTGATGTTAACTCAAATAGTCCCCAACCG GTAATGAGTTATGATTCACATACGAATAACGTTATGGCAGTTGGGTTTCAATGTGATGGTAATTGGATGTATTCTGGTTCAGAGGATGGTACAGTTAAGATCTGGGATTTGAG GGCGCCAGGTTGTCAAAGGGAATATGAAAGTCGTGCAGCTGTAAACACTGTTGTGCTGCACCCAAATCAG ACGGAACTAATATCTGGTGACCAAAATGGCAATATCCGAGTGTGGGATTTGACTGCAAATTCATGCAGCTGTGAATTG GTGCCAGAGGTGGATACAGCTGTACGGTCTTTAACGGTAATGTGGGATGGGAGCTTGGTAGTTGCAGCAAATAATCATGGGACATGTTATGTGTGGCGCTTGTTGCGAGGAACTCAG ACAATGACAAACTTTGAGCCTCTTCACAAGCTACAAGCACACACGGGATACATCCTCAAATGTCTTTTATCACCCGAATTCTGTGAACCCCACAG GTACTTGGCAACTGCATCTTCTGATCATACTGTCAAAATATGGAATGTTGATGGTTTTACACTAGAAAAAACTCTTATAG GTCATCAACGCTGGGTGTGGGACTGTGTCTTCTCTGTTGATGGTGCCTATCTTATTACAG CTTCATCTGATGCAACTGCTAGACTCTGGTCTATGTCAACTGGTGAAGATATTAAAGTTTACCAAGGACATCATAAAGCTACAATTTGTTGCGCTCTACACGATGGGGCTGAACCCGCAACATCATGA